A segment of the Nostoc sp. TCL26-01 genome:
AATTGCATGACACGATTTAAAAAATCAGGACGGTGTTTTATTATTTCTGGGAACTGATTTAAATAGGCAATTACTAACTCCCTTATTGAAGGTTGGAGTAGAGATAAAGGAGTTGTTGCTAGGCGCAAAGACTCTTCAATTGCAATTGATTTACTAGTAATCATACTATGCAACCAAATTTGCAGATAACTAGCGATAACTGTACCTAAATCATTGGCTGGATCTCCCCAATTACCACGTTCCCAGTCAATTAAGCGAATAATATTTTTAGGAGATAAATACTCATTTGGGTCTACTTCATCCCAACTTAAAGATAAAAGAATATTATTCAATTTTAAGTCATTGTGAGTGAGACAACATGGGGTAAAATTCTCAGATAATTCTGCGATCGCCTGACCTAGACTATCATAACGTTGATACAGAGCAAAGAACTTTATCCCATCCGCAGGGAACCTGCCAAAAATTTCTGGTGTAAGTCTATCTAATCCCCGATGTAAATTAATATTTCCTCTTGTCAAAGTATCATCAATATTTTGAAAAAATCCTCGATAGTCTTCACGATTCATCGAGAGCCGATGGATAGATGCTAAAGTAGCACCAACGGCTGTGGCAATATTTGTTGGGAAATATTCTAACTTCTCGCTAATATAAAAATCCATCAAATCACGATAATTGTCTAGATAATTGAAAACAATGATGGAATTTTCACTATTAAAATGTAACGCTTCCGAAAAATAGGGTTGAATGTGCGTTATTTCAGGAAAGTTACGTAAAAATTCATGAACTCGCCATTCTTGAAAAAACTCACCCACTGTTTTTCCTTCTAGGTTGTGGCGTTCTTGTTTAATGAGAATTTTTCTGCCATTAGCTAAGGTAACTAACAAATTAAAATTCTTTGCGGGTTTTAATTCAATCTTGCTAGATAATTGCTCATCAAGAGTACATAAATCTAGCGACATCAGATAGTCGAAAACATTCTGAGAACTTAAAAGAAATGGTGGCATAGTTTTAGATTAATTTTAGGGTTAACAACTAATATTTCAGTAACTCAAAAATATTTAAAAATCAGAATTACTGGTGTAGCTATCTACTAAGTTGACAATGCTATAAATGGCAAATACTACCAACATAAATTCAAAAGATTTTTTAGCAAATTTTATCACTAGGTCAATATCATAGCCATTGCCACCATGTATAACTCTATAATTCCCATCATGGAGGTCAGTTAAAAAACTTTCTGAATCAGATTGAGATAATTCAGAAATAATGATTTTCGCCATTGGCTTAAATAATCAAAACTTGTCGATAATTAGCAGTGAGCTAGATTAAAATTAATCAATTAATCTAGCCCGATAAATAATTAAAATTTAGTATCCAGCATCGCTAAAAGACTTAACCAGGTGTCCAATAGCATCAATCCCAAAGGTAATAGCTCCAAACTCAAGACCTTTAATACCGTAAGCTAAAACAGCATTGGTAGAACTAGAGTAATCATTACCACCATTGATGGAAATAGCATCTATATTGTTCAATTCATTGAGAAAGCTTTCAGAATCTTGAAACAATGTAGAACCAGTGGTAGGTAATTCGGTCAGATTAATAGATGCCATGATTGACTCCTAAAAAAGTTATTGTATTTGAGAAAAATGCAGGCGATTAAGCAATATATAACTTAATCGCTAATGCAACAATTTCCACAGAGCTATTAGCTCACGATTAATTCATTAACTCACTATAAATTAATAGTAATCGTGACCATCATCGCTGAAGGATTTAATTAGATGTCCCAGAGCATCAACACCAAAAGTGATAGCTCCAAACTCAAATCCTTTCAGACCGTAATCTAAAACTCCGTTTGTGGCTGAGGAAAAACCATCATAATCACCACCTTGAATGGAGTTGTCAAGATTGTTAAGTTCGTTGAGGAAGCTTTCAGAATCTTGAAACAATTCAGAACCAGCAGCGTGTAATTCTTTAACAGCAATAAATGCCATGATTGACTCCTAAAAAAAATTGTTGTGTTTTCTAGAAAGTGCAGGCGATTAAGCAATATATGACTTAATCGCTAATGCAACAATTTCTGTAGAGCTATTAGCTCACGATTAATTCACTAACTAACTAGAGATTAATAATCGTATCCATTGTCGCTGAAGGACTTAACTAGGTGTCCAATAGCATCAACACCAAAAGTGATTGCTCCAAACTCAAATCCCTTGATACCGTAGTCTAAAACTCCGTTTGTGGCTGAAGAAAAGCCATCATAATCACCACCTTGAATGGAGTTGTCAAGATTGTTAAGTTCGTTGAGGAAGCTTTCAGAATCTTGAAACAATTCAGAACCAGCAGCGTGTAATTCTTTAACAGCAATAAATGCCATGATTGACTCCTAAAAAAAATTGTTGTGTTTTCTAGAAAGTGCAGGCGATTAAGCAATATATGACTTAATCGCTAATGCAACAATTTCTGTAAAGCTATTAGCTCACGATTAATTCACTAACTAACTAGAGATTAATAGTAATCGTGACCATCATCACTGAAGGACTTAACTAGGTGTCCAATAGCATCAACACCAAAAGTGATTGCTCCAAACTCAAATCCCTTGATACCGTAGTCTAAAACTCCGTTTGTGGCTGAAGAAAAGCCATCATAGTCACCACCTTGAATGGAGTTGTCAAGATTGTTAAGTTCGTTGAGGAAGCTTTCAGAATCTTGGAACAATTCAGAACCAGCAGCTTGTAGTTCTTTAACAGCAATAAATGCCATGATTGACTCCTAAAACAATTATTGAGTTCAGTAGACTTGGCTAACGATTAAGTTGTGTTTTGCTTAACCGTTGATTCAATTTTTATTGAGAATTTTTAGGAAATTCAAGCTTCCCAACTTGATTAAAAAGACCTAAATAGATACGATATGTCTTTTTTGAATTCTGATTTAACAGATTTTAGCTATCATCAACAACGGCTCATACCAATTCACAAAAATCTTGATATATAGGAATCTGACTAGATTCTTATATAGAAGTCACATTTGATTTCTGTTGGCGTAGCCTGTGCTTACACAAAAAAATCAGTACACCTCTATTACTTCTTTTCTGTTACCTGTTAAGAGCCTATCGCGCTTGCGCTGCGCTTTGCGCACCACGCCAGAAATTTCAATAATCAAGTCGGATTCCTATAGCTAATACCATTTCACTAAATGAATGATATATAAAACTTGCCCTCATCCCCCAACCCCTTCTCCCAGAATTGGGAGAAGGGGAGTAAAAATCTCAAAGTCCCTCTTCCAAGTGTGGGAGAGGGATTTAGGGTGAGGGCTTTTGATTCTGGAGTTTAGACGTAAAAAAATCGTGTGTTTAATTTGCATGAAATTGAAACCACACGATTAGAGAAAAATTAAGTTGTAGTTGTGCAAACAATATTTTCAAATCCCAAGTTGTTTTCGCAGGTCTGCGAGTTGTAGATCAAGTCTTGCCATCCAATCATCAAGAGTTGAATTGATTTCGTCAAATGAAACCCCTATTTCTTCATCTGAAGGCAAAGCTTCAGTTTCTTCGCTTGTAGTTACTCCTCTTGATCCTCTTCTTCTCATCCCAGCTTGGACTGTTCTCATTTCTCCAGCAGTGAGTTCAGTAATAAATTGTTCTTCATTACTAGGGTCAAGGTCGGAGATTGTGATTCTTACCATTGCTTTGTCTCCTTAAATACGGTCATCTCTATCAGAAAATCCTTGAGATAGGACTAATCCAAAAATCCAGAATTACTCTCTTCTATTTTGAAATGTAATTGGACGAAATAAGTATTTTCGGGCTAGTTTTTCAGACAGAATTACAGGAGTTTTGTCTATAAAAGCATTCAGTTTTTAGTAGGAAGAATTATTTGTCTTTCATAAATATCTATATAAATAGAGATGTCATTACGACATCTCTAATATATGTATTCCTCAAGGGTTATGGGCAGGAAAACTTTCTTCTCTAGCCCTTTTTTCTCGACAACAATTAATTTTGCGCTTGTGGTGGCAAAGCTGGAATTGTCACATCTATAGGTGTTACTTGAGCAGCTAACTGAGTCAATGGTGGTTGAATAGCTGTTTGATTTCCCACCACTAAGGTGACGAGATTTTCTGGTTTGAGATACTGTTTGGCTACACGTTGCACATCAGATATTTTGGTGGCAGCAACAGCTTTTTGATAGCGAAACAGAAAATCAGCCGGATAGCCATAATATTCATAGCGCATCAATCTTGACAAGGTTTGTGCAGGATCTTGGAAATTGAAAACAAACGAATTGAGTGTAGACTCTTTCGCACGAGCTAATTCCTCTGCTGTCACTGGTTGGGCTTGGATGCGTTTAATTTCGGCTTGCAAGGCTTTGACAAACTGCACAGTAGCATCAGAACGGGTTTGTCCACCGGCAATGAACATTCCAGGGTAGTCAAAGCGGGGACTCCAAAAACCATATACAGAATAGGCTAAACCTTGACGCGATCGCAATTCATTAAACAACCGCCCGCCAAATCCATTCAATACCCCGTTTAATACATCCAAGGCTGCATAATCGGGATTATCGAATTTGCCTCCCAAATGCCCAACTAAAATACTACTTTGAGTTAGTTGGGGTTGATTGACAAAAAACACACCGCCTGTAGTGGCTGATGTTACCTGTGGTGGTTGAGGTTTAGTGAATTTAGGGTTACGTTGCCAGTCACCAAACTTAGCTTGAATGAGCGATCGCATTTTTTTGGCATCAAAATCCCCCACAATCCCTAAAATCAGATTATTGGGGTGAAAATACTGTTGATGGAACTGTACCAAGTCTGCACGAGTCACCCGTTCCACTGTCGCATATTCGGTAATTCGCGCATAAGGACTATCCTGGCCATAAATCAACTTGCGAAATTCCCGACTAGCGATATCATCAGGATCATCATTGCGGCGAGCAATCCCACCCTTAGCTTGAGTTTTGGCTAAATCTAGCTTTTCTTGGGCAAATATAGGCTGACGCAACACCTCTGCAAACAACCCAAACACCGTTTCGACATCTTCACTCAAAGCCTCAAAGCTAGCAGTCCCCACCGCTTCACCCAGGCTAACTTCCACTGCTGCCGCCCGTTGTTCTAAAATCTCATTCAAATCATTGGCTGAATGTTTTTGAGTTCCTCCAGTCCGCATGACTGTACCTGTAAAACCAGCCAATCCCACCTTGTCCCCTGGTTCCCAACGACTCCCAGTCCGCACCATAGCCGTTCCGCTAACTAAGGGAAGTTCTCGATCCTCCATTAAATAGACAACTAAGCCATTTTCCAGCACAAACCGTTCATACTTAGGTAACTTAATCTCCGGTAACGGCGTAAATTGTAACTCTGTGTAATGTTTCGCAGCAGCAGTCGCCGCCAAAGAAAAGTTAAATGTTACCAGTAAACAGGCAACAGCCGCCACCACCGCATAAATCAACCTCTTACCACGCGGCATTTTCAATCTTGCTTCATACCTTTGCATATCTGTTGCTTATCTCCTAATATTTGCGGTGTGTTGCTTATGCTTTCTTGGATAACAACTTGCCAATTGTGCGATTTTCGGCAGTAAAGGTGGATTTAGCCACGCGCTGAATATCTGCCGGAGTTACAGCCACAATGTCATCTAACTGCTTAAACAAATTCCGCCAGGAACCAGTTTTCACCTCATATTCCAACAGTTGCTGTGCCATACCCATATTGGAATCTAAGCTACGCAACAAACCTGCCCTTGCTTGAGTTTTGACTCTTTGCAACTCTACTGCTGCTACAGGTTCGGTTTTCAATTTGTCAATTTCCTGACGTAAAGCCACAGCCACTTCATCAACTGTATGCCCAGGAGCCGTGAGAGCATAAAATAACATCAAATTTGGGTACTTATCCCCAGGAAATCCACTAAAACCTTGGGCAGTCAATGCTAAACGCTGTTGCTCGACCAAAGATTTATACAACCGTGACGTACGTCCATCACTTAATAAACTACCAATAATGTCATAAGCCGCATTATCGGGATGGGTAACGGCTGGACGGTGATAACCTTCCAAATACCAAGGCTGAGAAGGTAACTCCACGGTTACTTCGCGTGTCTGCGTTTGTTTTGGTTCTACAGCAATTTGAGACTGTGGCTTAGAACCCGCTTTGTAGCGTCCAAAGTAAATCTGGGCTAATTTTTTCACCTCACTTGGGTTGACATCTCCAACTACAGCAATGGTGATGTTACTGGGAACATAATAAGCGTTGAAAAACTTCTGCACATCCTGTGGTGTTAAATTGCGAATATCTTGGTCATAACCAATCACCGGACGCTTGTAAGGATGGACTTTGTAAGCAGTATCAATAAATTTCTCGATCATCAGTCCGATAGGAGAATTTTCTACCCGCATCCGCCGTTCTTCTAAGATCACATCCTTTTCTTTATAAAACTCACGACGAATCACAGGATCAAGAAAACGATCTGACTCCAATGACATCCACAATTCCAACTTATTAGCCGGAAAACTGTAGAAGTAACGAGTCGCTTCCGTTGAGGTATTAGCATTTAAATCCACACCTCCAGACTGTTCAACAATTTGCCCCAGTTCGTTTTGCTTAACTAATTTAGCTGCTTGGGCTTCTACTTGCTTAAACGTCGCCTGTAACCTGGCCACATCATCTTGCTTGCCATTTGTTTTAGCAACTCTAATTTGCGTATCCAATTGCTCTAAACGCTCCAAGAGGGGCTTTTCTAGCTGGTAATTTTGCGTACCGATGCGTGTAGTGCCTTTGAACGCCAAATGTTCTAAAAAGTGAGCCACACCAGTTTTCCCATCTGGTTCATCTACACCCCCGACATTAGCGTAGGTAAGAAATGAAACAACAGGTGCTTGATGGCGTTCTAAAACAAGAAACTTCATGCCATTGTCTAGCCGGAACTCAGTCAACTGCTTAATGACCCGATCTAGATATGGTTGAATGGAAGTTTGGGTGGAGGTTTGGCTGGGTTGCAGTGTTGATGGTGTTTGGGCTATGGCCATTTCTGGCGTAGAACCCCAACATAAAAGAGCGATCGCCATCAACATGGCCAATAACCGATAGGATATTGATTGATTAAGTTGATTCATCAGCAACAAATAAAATAGATTTCCACTACTTCAGCAACAGGTAAATTAGCAAATAGAGCGTTAATCTAGTATTAAGCTTTCTGTGCTTTTTGTCCCTGACGGTAGACAATAATGCTACAAGTAGTGTTCCGGAGATTTTACAATAACTGATATGCGAGTTTTTAATTCTCCTCCACCTTCGGAGGCACAAACACGTTCCCGCATTCTACAGGCGGCACTCAAGTTGTTTGCGTCTCAAGGTTTTGATGGCACTACCACCCGCGATTTAGCCCAAGCTGCTGGTGTCGCCGAAGGAACTCTATTTCGGCATTTTCCCAACAAAAAAGCCATTTTGGTGGAAGTCGCCACTAGTGGTTGGATAGATATTCTCACAGATTTGCTCACAGAATTGAGCGAAATGGGCAGCTACAAAGCTGTCGCGCAAGTCATGCGCCGCCGAATGTGGAATTTTCACAAAAACGCCGACTTAATGCGCGTTTGTTTCATGGAAGTGCAATTTCACCCAGACCTGCGCGATCGCATTCAAATCGAAGTCATTGGTAAAATGACCGATGTCGCTGAAGCCTTCTTCCAAACCGCAATGGACAAAGGCATATACCGCCAAATGGATGCCAACCTCGTCGCCAAAGTCTTCCTGGGAATGTTTGCGATCGCCGGCTTCTCTGACAACACCCTCATGGAACCCAACGCTTCCCCCCAACAAATGCAACAAATGGCCGAAGGCCTAGCAGATATCTTTCTCAATGGCGTGTTAGTGAAAGATTGAAATAAGAAGGGGATAGGGGACAGGTGACAGGTGACAGGGGACAGGTGACAGGTGACAGGGGACAGGGGACAGGTGACAGGTGACAGGGGACAGGGGATAGGGGACAGGGGATAGGGGACAGGGGATAGGGGATAGGGGATAGGTGACAGGTGACAGGTGACAGGGGATAGGGAGCAGGGGAGAAGAATTAATAGCTACTCAGCACTCAAGACCAATGACTATTGACTATTGACTATTGACTATTGACTATTGACTATTGACTATTGACTATTGACTATTGACCAATGACTATTGACCAATAACAACCCTCGCCTGCTGACTCCATTGCTGGACTTGTTCAATAGCTGGACACAAGTCTCGGCGTTGCATTGTTGCCACTTGTAAGCGCAAAATTTGTTTATGTAATCTGTGAGTTGGAGTCTGGGCTAACTGTGCAACAGAACCGATACCCGCGTGAAGTAATAGCCCACAATTTTGTGTTCCCACACCAGGGATTCTCGCTAAATCGGCCAGAGCTATCCATTTATTGACATACTGAAGGTGGACTTGTAACTTATTCGCCAAAGCCACCTTAGCCTCTAGAGTTTTGCCTTGTTTAATTAGCTCTCCCGTAGTCGCAATTCCCCAACTTTGGAGTTGAGATTGTTCCTGTTGACTGAGTCCCGGCAATTGCTCAATTGGCCAGTCACAAGCCATGATAGAACCTTGAGTAACTATATGTTTAGCAGACATTTTGAAAATTAAGACATATATTCAATTACATATTGTGCCTCAATAATCAATAGCCGTCAGATGTAGTTAACCTTTTTTGAATAGACATCGACCGAATTTAATTCTGCTTTGCTCGAAATCCTTGTAGAGACGTTGCACTGTAACGTCTCTACATTCATTTTCACCAGATGTTTAACTCACTTGGCAGATGCGTAGCGATTTTTGTAATAAGTCAAAATTTCCTGTACACGTTGGCGATTTTCGGCGTTAGAACTAGCTCTCCAACAGATAGATAAACTGTCAATTTGACTTTGCTGGTAATCAAACTGTGGAGATGATTGGGGAATGAGGCTGACTTCTACCCCTTCAACTTGACGCAGATGGGCTGCTATCTCTCGATATACAGCCAACGGTAAACCGACAAATTCGACTTTTTCCTGAGTCTCCATCTTTTAAGATGCTCCAACACTAGGCAAATTTAGAGTAGGAGAGTTCACTGACACCGGATTACTAGCAGGGCTTGTATTTGCTGGTGTAGAACCGGTGGGTGCTTCACCTACCATTTTGGCAACTTCAATACCATATTGTTCCAGAATTACGATCGGATTGGAACCTGCGTTCATTTCAATTCGTTTAATTAAAAGACCATTTGCTAGTCGCTGTCCTGCTTGTACATAACGACTTGCTAATTCATTCGGTATTTTAATAATCGCTTGGGGTTCTCGACCAATGACAACTACACCAGTGACAGCCACAGCTCTTGCTAAGTCAGGTTGCGCGGGTGGTGGTAATACGGAGACTAAAGTCGGATTAGGAACAACTTGCGGTAAAACTCTCGGTAAAACTGCTGTGATTGTCACACGTGGCTTGGCTGCCAGTGTTTTTTTATTGCTCAGATTGTTGTTAGCTTTCGCCGTCAACGTTTTTGGTTTAGTCCCAGCTGGGAGAGGAGGTAAAGAGGGAACTGGTCTAGCTCCAGTATTTGTGGACATTTCCGCAACTGGTTGTCCAACAATCTGTGCAAAAGGATCAGTTCGTCCTTGGGTTACCAAACCTACCCTCTGAGCAGCATTGGTTGGTTGGATTAAGTTAGAAGCCGCAGAGGCGACATTTGGATTTGTTTTAGGGGACACCACAGGATTACTAAAGGATTGTGCTTTAGGTGGTGTCTTGGCTACTGGAGCCGGAGCCAGAGCCGCAGTTGGGGTAGGATTAGCAGCCTGTGGTGTTTCTTCTGTAGTACATCCAGCGATCGCCACGGTTAGAATAGCTGCAACTAAGATTTTAGATTTTCTGCCCATTAGCCGTTCTCAAACGCTATCGGAAAATTTGTTTTGAAAAATCAACCACGCCTTTTTAAATTTTTGGCAAAGTTGTGTTTCCTTTATAACCTAATTTTTCTAATTTCAAGCGTTGTTTAAATTACTATTATTCCAGCGTAAATACTGATGACTTTATGAATTCAAGGCTTACTCAACAAGACCTGCTGTTGTGGGAAAGTGTAAAACTATAGAGACTTAAGTAAGTCTGTGGGAAAAAACAAAACTGAGTTAAGAAAAGTAAACAAAGCCGAAATCCTCTTTCCTCCTGCCTTCTGCCTCCTGCCTCCTGCCTTGCCATAGCGATAATTTTTAAACCTGAGCTACTTAGAACCCCCACACCCCTAATTTTTTAATCATCCGCCGTAGACATGAGATGCTTTAATAAGTCCAAACCTTTTTTGACTCTCCGCGACACCGTAACTACACTAATACCTAAGTGTTCTGCTACTTGTTTTTGCGTCAAATCTTGCAAAAATACACATTCTAAAACTTCACGAGTCCGTTGTTCTAGTTGAAACAATGCTTGTTGTAAACGCAGTTGGTCTTCTTGTGCTAACTGGAAACTGCGGTAATGATTGTCAGGAACCATTTCTCCCAAGCTAGCGGCTCCTTCTTCACCGTCTTGCACCGGCACATCTAGACTCAAGGGAGAGCGATTAATCCATGCCAGTTTAATTTCTTGCCATTCATCTGGAGAGATTTCTAAAGCTGTGGCCAATTCTGAGTCAGTGGGTTGGCGATTGTATTCTTCTCTGAGAGAACGAGAAACTCCTATGGCTCGTTGTTGGATGGCTAAATAGCGTCGGGGAATCCGCACGGTGACACCTTTATCTCTGAGGTAGTGTTGAATTTCCCCTCGGATATAAGGAATGGCAAAGGAGCTAAAGGCATGACCTTTAGAAATTTCAAACCTTTCGATAGCTCTGATTAAACCTAAACAACCAACTTGCACCAAATCTTCGTAATTTTCACGACATTGGTTGATCCAGTAATGAGCCTCTTTTCTGACTAGTCCAAAATTAAGCTGGACTAGTTGATTCCGAACAGTTTCTGAGCGAGATTGCTG
Coding sequences within it:
- a CDS encoding phosphotransferase family protein, producing MPPFLLSSQNVFDYLMSLDLCTLDEQLSSKIELKPAKNFNLLVTLANGRKILIKQERHNLEGKTVGEFFQEWRVHEFLRNFPEITHIQPYFSEALHFNSENSIIVFNYLDNYRDLMDFYISEKLEYFPTNIATAVGATLASIHRLSMNREDYRGFFQNIDDTLTRGNINLHRGLDRLTPEIFGRFPADGIKFFALYQRYDSLGQAIAELSENFTPCCLTHNDLKLNNILLSLSWDEVDPNEYLSPKNIIRLIDWERGNWGDPANDLGTVIASYLQIWLHSMITSKSIAIEESLRLATTPLSLLQPSIRELVIAYLNQFPEIIKHRPDFLNRVMQFCGLALVRAIQARLQHEKTFGNVGICMLQVAKSLLCRSEASIPTIFGVEAASLLVNCQQSMVNSH
- a CDS encoding pitrilysin family protein, encoding MQRYEARLKMPRGKRLIYAVVAAVACLLVTFNFSLAATAAAKHYTELQFTPLPEIKLPKYERFVLENGLVVYLMEDRELPLVSGTAMVRTGSRWEPGDKVGLAGFTGTVMRTGGTQKHSANDLNEILEQRAAAVEVSLGEAVGTASFEALSEDVETVFGLFAEVLRQPIFAQEKLDLAKTQAKGGIARRNDDPDDIASREFRKLIYGQDSPYARITEYATVERVTRADLVQFHQQYFHPNNLILGIVGDFDAKKMRSLIQAKFGDWQRNPKFTKPQPPQVTSATTGGVFFVNQPQLTQSSILVGHLGGKFDNPDYAALDVLNGVLNGFGGRLFNELRSRQGLAYSVYGFWSPRFDYPGMFIAGGQTRSDATVQFVKALQAEIKRIQAQPVTAEELARAKESTLNSFVFNFQDPAQTLSRLMRYEYYGYPADFLFRYQKAVAATKISDVQRVAKQYLKPENLVTLVVGNQTAIQPPLTQLAAQVTPIDVTIPALPPQAQN
- a CDS encoding pitrilysin family protein, with product MNQLNQSISYRLLAMLMAIALLCWGSTPEMAIAQTPSTLQPSQTSTQTSIQPYLDRVIKQLTEFRLDNGMKFLVLERHQAPVVSFLTYANVGGVDEPDGKTGVAHFLEHLAFKGTTRIGTQNYQLEKPLLERLEQLDTQIRVAKTNGKQDDVARLQATFKQVEAQAAKLVKQNELGQIVEQSGGVDLNANTSTEATRYFYSFPANKLELWMSLESDRFLDPVIRREFYKEKDVILEERRMRVENSPIGLMIEKFIDTAYKVHPYKRPVIGYDQDIRNLTPQDVQKFFNAYYVPSNITIAVVGDVNPSEVKKLAQIYFGRYKAGSKPQSQIAVEPKQTQTREVTVELPSQPWYLEGYHRPAVTHPDNAAYDIIGSLLSDGRTSRLYKSLVEQQRLALTAQGFSGFPGDKYPNLMLFYALTAPGHTVDEVAVALRQEIDKLKTEPVAAVELQRVKTQARAGLLRSLDSNMGMAQQLLEYEVKTGSWRNLFKQLDDIVAVTPADIQRVAKSTFTAENRTIGKLLSKKA
- a CDS encoding TetR/AcrR family transcriptional regulator, translated to MRVFNSPPPSEAQTRSRILQAALKLFASQGFDGTTTRDLAQAAGVAEGTLFRHFPNKKAILVEVATSGWIDILTDLLTELSEMGSYKAVAQVMRRRMWNFHKNADLMRVCFMEVQFHPDLRDRIQIEVIGKMTDVAEAFFQTAMDKGIYRQMDANLVAKVFLGMFAIAGFSDNTLMEPNASPQQMQQMAEGLADIFLNGVLVKD
- a CDS encoding DUF4332 domain-containing protein, which encodes MSAKHIVTQGSIMACDWPIEQLPGLSQQEQSQLQSWGIATTGELIKQGKTLEAKVALANKLQVHLQYVNKWIALADLARIPGVGTQNCGLLLHAGIGSVAQLAQTPTHRLHKQILRLQVATMQRRDLCPAIEQVQQWSQQARVVIGQ
- a CDS encoding RNA polymerase sigma factor SigF, with product MPTTATNELKYEIWQLLREYQQSRSETVRNQLVQLNFGLVRKEAHYWINQCRENYEDLVQVGCLGLIRAIERFEISKGHAFSSFAIPYIRGEIQHYLRDKGVTVRIPRRYLAIQQRAIGVSRSLREEYNRQPTDSELATALEISPDEWQEIKLAWINRSPLSLDVPVQDGEEGAASLGEMVPDNHYRSFQLAQEDQLRLQQALFQLEQRTREVLECVFLQDLTQKQVAEHLGISVVTVSRRVKKGLDLLKHLMSTADD